The Bacillus sp. Y1 genome includes the window TGGATTAGTTCCTGCAGATACATCTGTATTTTTTATTAATGTTTTGATGTTGATTATCTTTACATCGACCCTATTATCGATTCTAACGCATATCAAGATTTTGCCATTAGCGATCAAATACATAGGTGGGGCTATTTCAAAAGTTACCGGCTTATCAAAGGTAGTGACGTTTAACTCCGTCAACTCTATTTTCTTTGGTCAAAGTGAATCATTATTGGCGATTAAAGCACATTTAGATAAAATGAACGATAATAAATTGTTCATCGTATCTACAAGTGCCATGGCAAGTGTAAGTGCAAGTATTATGGGTGCTTATATGAGCATGATCCCTGCACAATATGTGTTAGTAGCGATGATTTTAAATGCTTTTTCGGCTCTAATAATTGCGACTATTGTAGCTCCTATACCGTCAGGAGAAGATGAAGAAATTAACTTAAAAGAAGTTTCCCAATCAAAATCCATTTTTGAAGCGATCAGTGTCGGTGCGATCGATGGGGGAAGAGTAGCGTTAATTGTTGCGGCGATGTTAGTGGCTTATGTTGGTTTAATGGCTTTAATTAATGCAGCATTCGCAGGGTTAATCGGCATTTCTTTAACTGAAATCTTAGGTTATGTGTTTGCACCGGTTGCCTTCATGATGGGAATTCCAGCTAGTGAAATCTTGACGGCAGGTTCTATCATGGGGATTAAACTTGCTACAAATGAGTTCGTTGCCATGCTTGAATTCCAACCATTGATTCCGGACTTGGGTGACCGTACTGTGGGAATTGTTTCAACCTTCCTAGTCTCGTTTGCTAACTTTAGTTCCATTGGAATTATATCTGGTTCCATTCAAGCCATTAACGGTGAAAAAGCTGGGGTTGTAGCTAAGTTTGGACTAAAAATGTTACTCGCGGCTACATTAGCATCGATATTAACAGCAACCACGGTTGGATTGTTTATTTAAATATTAAAAGCCCATTGTAAATGACAATGGGCTTTTATTTATCTGCTTTGAATGTATTGTGGAAATAATGTTTGGTTTTTTAATACTTCTAAATCCCATACAAAAGGTGAGAAATCTGTTATTTTAGGTCGTTGACTTTTTATATGCTGGTTATTTTTATTATAACCAAAAATAATATGCTTTTTTAGAAAATAGAAATAAGGTTTAGGATAAAAATCAGAGAAATATTGGTTAAATAAAGTATCTGCAACCTCTCTATATTGATCGTGGGTTGAAAATCGATTATGAGCATATTCTTGTAACGCCATTTTATTTAAGACTGTCGCTTTTAACACACCTAAAAGACATTTATGTTCTGATTCAAAGTTATTCATTGCGTAGTCAAGATCACTTAAAACATCTTCATACTTTTCGAGTTTAATATAAAGGATTGATTTCCATACATAGAGCATCACTCTCTGCTCATCGTAATGATTTAGGCTAACTATGTGTGAGAAATCACTGTTAATTTCTGTATATATATTGTATATATTATCCTGGCTTAAATTTATTTTTTGAAGATTTTTATAAAAGGATACTAGGTAGTTACCAGGATAAAGAGTTAAAATTTCTTCAAGGTATTTTTCGTTAAAGGATTCATTACTATTTAATACTTCTAAGATCATATTATAAGACATTACCTCGTTTTTGTTTATAACTGTATTTAAACCAAAGTTATAAGAATATTCTTCATTAATATCTTTGTCATAAATAGATATTTTTCTAGTTTTACTATGAAGTCGGCTAAATTCGGCACCTGGGATTCTCTTTTCTTCAATTAAATAAGAACGTAGTAAGTTATTTAACGAGTAATTTTGTTGCCCATTAGAATAGTTTTTATGCAACATTGATTGAGATGTTAGTGATTCAAGTGTTTCTTGAAGAGTATTGTGATCTATGGAAGTTACATATTTCAGTTCGTGAAAACTTAGGTGATTATTATCTGTAACAGCTAAGG containing:
- a CDS encoding NupC/NupG family nucleoside CNT transporter, producing MSIIIGILGIILTLGLAYLLSNDKKGVNFRAIVIMFALQLTITIVMFKTVVGLKVVEVVSNFVTQVLTYGYEGINFVTGGLVPADTSVFFINVLMLIIFTSTLLSILTHIKILPLAIKYIGGAISKVTGLSKVVTFNSVNSIFFGQSESLLAIKAHLDKMNDNKLFIVSTSAMASVSASIMGAYMSMIPAQYVLVAMILNAFSALIIATIVAPIPSGEDEEINLKEVSQSKSIFEAISVGAIDGGRVALIVAAMLVAYVGLMALINAAFAGLIGISLTEILGYVFAPVAFMMGIPASEILTAGSIMGIKLATNEFVAMLEFQPLIPDLGDRTVGIVSTFLVSFANFSSIGIISGSIQAINGEKAGVVAKFGLKMLLAATLASILTATTVGLFI